The following are from one region of the Methanococcoides methylutens genome:
- a CDS encoding thermonuclease family protein produces MRKIILSLFLLSSILSVSGCVGPDEAAPGLTVTFANVTEVIDGDTFVISTGEKVRLIGVDTPERGEPYYDEAKQYMIDNLPGRTVRLEADVSDTDRYGRLLRYVWLDGSMVNNDLVLSGLAVSKTYEPDTYYQDQLEGSESYARERGVGLWSEAASQEVGKTIISYLDAGRYVGQTVTVEGTVVRTTKHDGNGIIYLNFHDPYEGYFTVVIWSEDWDRFLQSPEVYYDGKHVLVTGKVIEYKGSPEIIVENPSEIVIVSD; encoded by the coding sequence ATGCGTAAGATCATTTTGAGTCTGTTCCTCTTAAGTTCCATCCTTTCAGTATCAGGATGTGTTGGTCCTGATGAGGCAGCTCCAGGGCTAACTGTTACTTTTGCAAATGTGACAGAGGTGATCGATGGCGATACCTTTGTCATATCTACTGGTGAGAAGGTCCGTCTTATAGGGGTGGACACTCCTGAAAGAGGGGAGCCATATTATGATGAAGCAAAACAGTATATGATCGACAATCTTCCTGGGAGGACGGTCAGACTCGAAGCAGATGTGAGCGATACGGATCGATACGGACGTCTGTTAAGATATGTCTGGCTTGATGGTAGTATGGTGAACAATGATCTGGTGCTTTCGGGATTGGCGGTTTCAAAAACGTATGAGCCTGATACATATTATCAGGATCAACTGGAGGGATCTGAATCCTATGCAAGGGAAAGGGGTGTAGGATTATGGTCTGAGGCAGCCTCTCAGGAAGTAGGAAAGACTATTATCTCTTATCTTGATGCAGGAAGATATGTGGGGCAGACGGTAACTGTCGAGGGCACTGTGGTCCGCACAACAAAACATGATGGGAATGGTATTATTTACCTCAATTTCCATGATCCTTATGAAGGTTATTTTACTGTCGTGATCTGGTCGGAAGATTGGGACAGGTTCCTGCAGAGTCCTGAGGTTTACTATGATGGCAAGCATGTGCTGGTGACCGGGAAGGTTATTGAATACAAAGGCAGTCCTGAGATAATTGTTGAGAACCCTTCTGAAATTGTTATCGTAAGTGATTGA
- a CDS encoding HAD family hydrolase, translating to MKKSIAVVFDSAGTLLHMYRVAKDINSGKTITGVESTALVAQRKGRALIVLHTEPAVILSVDRNMRVIDFIEGHGVAIDISCASIPFSLDEAYDIIKDSHIKIGDILQVVDAVKVHCPKIFYVAAGIIVDSNDHSIPYVLSTGGRMFHDTKDTIDQLKARGVDVYIASGDSRRNLKQLAGCIDIPMERVYDIATTREKARIVLDLKEKYDRVLMVGDGLNDILALRAADIGVVTLQQGDERPEKLERSADVVIRDIREVLGIVDSL from the coding sequence ATGAAAAAAAGCATAGCTGTAGTTTTCGATAGTGCAGGAACCCTGTTACACATGTATCGTGTGGCAAAGGATATTAACAGCGGGAAAACTATCACAGGTGTGGAAAGTACTGCTCTTGTAGCTCAGCGCAAGGGTCGTGCACTGATAGTGCTCCATACAGAGCCGGCTGTGATCCTTAGTGTTGACCGCAACATGCGCGTTATTGATTTTATTGAAGGTCATGGGGTAGCTATCGATATAAGTTGTGCAAGTATTCCTTTTTCTTTGGACGAGGCTTATGATATAATTAAGGATAGCCATATTAAGATAGGTGATATCCTTCAGGTGGTCGATGCGGTGAAGGTTCATTGCCCTAAAATATTCTATGTGGCAGCAGGCATAATCGTTGACAGCAATGATCACTCTATTCCATATGTACTGAGTACAGGAGGTCGCATGTTCCATGATACTAAGGATACCATCGATCAATTGAAAGCACGCGGGGTGGATGTCTATATTGCATCAGGTGACAGCAGACGAAATCTCAAGCAGCTTGCAGGATGCATCGATATACCTATGGAAAGGGTGTACGATATTGCCACTACTCGTGAAAAGGCACGTATAGTCCTTGACCTGAAAGAGAAATATGACCGTGTTTTGATGGTTGGTGATGGTCTTAATGATATTCTTGCCTTGAGGGCTGCTGACATTGGCGTTGTAACCCTTCAACAGGGGGATGAACGCCCCGAAAAACTGGAGAGATCTGCAGATGTGGTGATCAGGGATATCAGGGAAGTTCTGGGTATAGTTGATTCTCTTTAA
- the atwA gene encoding methyl coenzyme M reductase system, component A2 — MSLFIEVKDLTISYDGVNVLKNINLNINEGEVIGILGRSGAGKTILMHALRGAEEYENISGSIIYHLARCDKCDHIDPPSKVGETCRHCKGDVMKAFDADFVALSLHAHERKNVSKRIAIMLQRTFALYGDDQVVANVMNSLTEIGYTGNDAMSRAMELLEDVRLSHRMMHVARDLSGGEKQRVVLARQLVRNPMLLLADEPTGTLDPRTADVVHDVIERAVKAYNMTMVITSHWSDVIEELADKAIILDDGEVVMEGDPHEVATEFMKMVSHIEKSENIVLGEPIIDVKNLVKKYISVTRGVVHAVNDVSFEVKEGEIFGLAGTSGAGKTTTSEILMGIVQPTKGDIRVRVGDEWIDMTTPGPDNRGRATKYMGILHQEYGLYTHRSIIDNLTESIGIDLPYELAVRKAIKTLIATGFSEEKAKSILPKMADDISEGERHRVALAQILMKEPNIIVMDEPTGTMDPITKIEVTRSILKARDEMGDTFVIVSHDMDFLQEACDRVALMRDAKIVAVGEPNDVLSQLTEEERLLVAQEA; from the coding sequence ATGTCATTGTTCATTGAGGTCAAAGACCTGACTATATCTTATGATGGTGTAAATGTTCTGAAAAACATCAATCTTAACATCAATGAAGGTGAGGTCATTGGAATTTTGGGTCGAAGCGGCGCAGGAAAGACCATCCTGATGCACGCTTTGAGGGGAGCCGAGGAATATGAGAATATCTCTGGTTCGATCATCTATCATCTGGCAAGATGTGATAAATGTGATCATATCGATCCGCCAAGCAAGGTAGGTGAAACATGCCGTCACTGTAAGGGTGACGTGATGAAAGCATTTGATGCGGACTTTGTTGCATTGTCCCTTCATGCTCACGAACGCAAAAACGTTTCCAAAAGGATCGCAATCATGCTCCAGCGTACGTTCGCACTGTATGGTGATGACCAGGTAGTTGCAAACGTCATGAATTCTCTTACTGAAATCGGTTACACTGGTAATGATGCTATGTCAAGGGCAATGGAGCTTCTTGAGGATGTACGATTGTCCCATCGTATGATGCATGTTGCACGTGACTTAAGCGGTGGGGAAAAACAGAGGGTAGTCCTTGCAAGACAACTTGTAAGAAACCCAATGCTGCTTCTTGCTGATGAACCTACAGGTACCCTTGACCCAAGAACTGCAGATGTAGTCCACGATGTCATCGAAAGGGCTGTTAAAGCTTACAACATGACCATGGTAATTACATCTCACTGGTCAGATGTTATCGAGGAGCTTGCAGACAAGGCCATCATCCTCGACGATGGTGAGGTCGTCATGGAGGGTGATCCTCATGAGGTTGCAACTGAGTTTATGAAGATGGTGTCACACATTGAAAAGAGCGAAAATATCGTTCTTGGTGAACCTATTATCGATGTAAAGAACCTTGTTAAGAAATACATCTCTGTTACCAGGGGTGTCGTACATGCTGTCAATGATGTTTCCTTTGAAGTAAAGGAAGGAGAGATCTTTGGTCTTGCAGGTACCAGTGGTGCAGGGAAGACAACAACCTCTGAGATCCTCATGGGTATCGTGCAACCCACAAAAGGAGATATTCGCGTGCGTGTGGGGGATGAATGGATCGATATGACAACTCCGGGTCCTGACAACAGGGGTCGGGCTACCAAATACATGGGTATCCTGCATCAGGAATACGGACTTTACACTCACAGAAGCATTATTGATAACCTGACAGAGTCTATAGGCATCGATCTTCCTTACGAGCTTGCAGTTCGCAAGGCAATAAAGACATTGATTGCTACTGGTTTCTCTGAAGAGAAGGCAAAGTCTATCCTGCCAAAGATGGCTGATGACATAAGTGAGGGTGAGAGGCACAGGGTTGCTCTTGCACAGATCCTTATGAAAGAGCCAAACATCATTGTGATGGACGAACCTACTGGTACAATGGACCCGATCACTAAGATCGAGGTTACAAGGTCCATTCTTAAGGCACGTGATGAGATGGGTGATACATTTGTTATCGTTTCACACGACATGGATTTCCTGCAGGAAGCATGTGACCGCGTTGCCCTAATGAGGGATGCTAAGATAGTAGCTGTTGGCGAACCTAATGATGTTCTTTCCCAGCTTACCGAGGAAGAACGTTTACTTGTTGCTCAGGAAGCATAA
- the mmp3 gene encoding methyl-coenzyme M reductase-associated protein Mmp3 has product MEAIILSGKISVEVNNNQVALPPGSTLGDAIKASQAPYRKGTAIGILKKDEGRKSGAIIDYVVKTSKGDFRIELEGDSASADVWAEHFNEYEGTKVRWDSRDALAFGPFKADIVPTHSLLSLNKYDVVFGAGGLDPDNSHMIIALEDHSSEYGTPEDGIFGKVVSGINILSELGSGDSIIDIEPVLEWEETGEHLCTTDLSTVIEEGSRIFTYIGVEIDPEAPEGAEHFFALTRDGTFDVEFVSSSFISDHSLHGEMCKFENFDPRTKGSVWVRTVGYGTGKVFIAKDDRPASIMHSIVGHLSHGVELVQMAESDQKLMVKTSPEPIWLLGLSFKEAEGKLTALGIELVKQGYTEDDAVIVEQKPAHSIDVLKEGKVEVVGVPDSKLVSVKLYDELAPKTLDFFRHAIDLQFKPVGALPIMMTYENTYIFKAEKSAEKYKEILPENVPQGKVAAGELGVTNQAAKRHGMVGVKLEDDDVFGPTGEKFTSTNIIGRILEPEKLKGMKDGDIMYVIEATESDQ; this is encoded by the coding sequence GTGGAGGCGATAATCCTGAGCGGTAAGATTAGTGTTGAGGTCAATAATAATCAGGTAGCATTGCCCCCGGGTTCTACTCTGGGGGATGCTATTAAAGCATCGCAGGCTCCTTACAGGAAAGGTACTGCTATAGGTATTCTTAAGAAGGACGAAGGTCGCAAAAGCGGTGCTATAATAGATTATGTCGTGAAGACCTCGAAAGGGGACTTCAGGATAGAACTGGAAGGCGATTCAGCATCTGCCGATGTATGGGCAGAGCATTTTAATGAATATGAAGGTACAAAGGTTCGTTGGGATTCCAGGGATGCATTGGCATTTGGTCCCTTCAAAGCTGATATTGTGCCGACTCATTCTTTATTATCACTAAACAAATATGATGTTGTTTTCGGTGCAGGTGGCCTTGATCCGGATAACTCTCATATGATAATTGCACTGGAGGACCATTCTTCGGAATATGGTACTCCGGAAGATGGCATTTTTGGTAAGGTCGTAAGCGGGATTAATATCCTGTCCGAGCTTGGTAGCGGTGACAGCATAATTGACATTGAGCCGGTTCTGGAATGGGAAGAGACCGGAGAGCATTTGTGTACCACTGACCTGAGTACGGTCATCGAGGAAGGTTCCAGGATATTCACCTACATAGGGGTCGAGATCGATCCTGAAGCACCTGAGGGTGCAGAACATTTCTTTGCATTGACGCGCGATGGTACCTTTGATGTGGAATTTGTTTCAAGTTCTTTTATTTCTGATCATTCACTGCATGGTGAGATGTGCAAATTTGAGAATTTCGATCCCCGGACAAAAGGTTCAGTATGGGTCAGGACCGTGGGCTATGGAACCGGAAAGGTGTTCATCGCTAAGGATGACAGGCCTGCAAGTATAATGCATTCTATTGTAGGGCATCTTTCTCATGGAGTCGAGCTTGTCCAGATGGCAGAGTCCGACCAGAAGCTGATGGTGAAGACATCTCCTGAACCTATCTGGCTCTTAGGCCTGTCCTTTAAGGAAGCTGAAGGGAAGCTCACAGCTCTTGGCATTGAGCTTGTAAAGCAGGGTTATACTGAAGATGATGCTGTTATCGTTGAGCAGAAACCTGCACATAGTATTGATGTTCTGAAGGAAGGAAAGGTGGAAGTTGTAGGTGTTCCGGACTCAAAGCTTGTGAGCGTTAAACTTTATGATGAACTTGCTCCCAAGACGCTTGATTTCTTCAGGCATGCTATCGATCTTCAGTTCAAACCGGTTGGTGCACTGCCCATCATGATGACGTATGAGAATACTTACATCTTCAAGGCAGAGAAATCCGCTGAAAAATACAAGGAGATCCTGCCCGAGAACGTTCCTCAGGGAAAGGTAGCAGCAGGTGAACTTGGTGTTACTAACCAGGCAGCAAAGAGGCATGGTATGGTCGGTGTGAAGCTTGAGGACGATGACGTGTTCGGTCCTACAGGTGAGAAGTTCACAAGTACGAATATCATAGGCCGTATCCTTGAGCCTGAAAAACTTAAGGGCATGAAGGACGGGGATATAATGTATGTTATTGAAGCTACAGAGAGTGATCAATGA
- a CDS encoding methanogenesis marker 6 protein: MAEDIDDNITKIVVISSDSVLPMDAAMKVYESEDAITIKETCFGTMVNGPRDAVNRVVETLRSMDRNHIFVKERGFKPGAEVRCRAGRGGGPRPGFHFLREEVSMLPMIGRALDEYDAGEPLEEKEVPQKLDVSKLKKIIDSEL, from the coding sequence ATGGCTGAAGATATTGATGATAATATCACCAAGATCGTTGTGATAAGTTCTGACAGCGTCCTGCCAATGGATGCAGCCATGAAGGTATATGAGTCAGAGGACGCCATCACTATCAAAGAGACCTGTTTCGGGACAATGGTGAATGGTCCCAGGGATGCTGTTAACAGGGTTGTGGAAACCCTCCGCTCCATGGACCGCAATCATATATTTGTTAAGGAAAGGGGCTTTAAGCCAGGTGCGGAAGTAAGATGTCGTGCCGGAAGGGGTGGAGGCCCAAGGCCTGGTTTCCATTTCCTGAGGGAAGAGGTTAGCATGCTTCCAATGATAGGCAGGGCACTGGACGAGTATGATGCCGGTGAGCCGCTTGAAGAAAAGGAAGTTCCCCAAAAACTGGATGTATCGAAGTTGAAAAAGATCATTGATTCAGAATTATGA
- a CDS encoding methanogenesis marker 5 protein — protein MAKVIIYPTNSLILSDMVERFGHEPLAMMEKIREKITTVGVDSPPLNITPEGPKHGLKYAAVEVPAGVRGRMSIIGPLIDIAEAAIIVGDASISFGCMGCARTNELTKFLIREKDIPVLEIQYPHTEEEGKAFVYNIAEFLKALPTGSDDE, from the coding sequence TTGGCAAAAGTTATCATTTATCCAACAAACAGCCTTATCCTTTCCGACATGGTCGAGAGATTCGGGCATGAGCCTCTTGCTATGATGGAGAAGATACGCGAGAAGATCACTACTGTAGGTGTGGATTCTCCTCCTTTGAACATAACTCCTGAGGGGCCAAAGCATGGTCTGAAATATGCAGCTGTGGAAGTTCCGGCAGGTGTTAGGGGCAGGATGTCTATCATTGGTCCGCTGATCGATATTGCGGAAGCTGCAATTATTGTCGGTGATGCATCCATAAGCTTTGGCTGCATGGGATGTGCACGTACAAATGAGCTGACGAAGTTTCTCATAAGGGAGAAGGACATTCCTGTTCTTGAAATACAATATCCTCATACAGAAGAGGAAGGAAAGGCTTTCGTGTACAATATAGCAGAGTTTTTGAAAGCCCTGCCAACAGGAAGTGATGATGAATGA
- a CDS encoding methanogenesis marker 15 protein, protein MSEKDQVLIALVSCGSEYAGVQKELESAASRLNAKLVYPEMDVASLDTIGMEFGLEVASPDLKLMMARAKAVVEGVAKVDGVFVTSCFRCAEAAIVRNEIRRYIFQNSGLPVISYSFTERTTAATLLTRLEALTTIARRKHLLAREHQVGITAGIDSGSTTTKAVVMKDDEIIGEGWVPTIKVLESADTALQQALDQAGLKREDIQAIGTTGYGRFLIGEHFNADLVQEEITVNSKGAVYLAGKQQGSATVIDIGGMDNKAISVQDGIPGMFTMGGICAGASGRFLEMTSKRLGVEITELGELAVRGMEKNVEMNSYCIVFGIQSLVNSLAKGSIPEDVAAAACHSVVEQIFEQQLQEVEVKEPLILVGGSSLIAGVPKALGDLLKIDVLVPPHSQLIGAVGAALLSSGFVKG, encoded by the coding sequence ATGAGTGAAAAAGATCAGGTATTGATAGCACTTGTTTCCTGTGGAAGCGAGTATGCAGGTGTTCAGAAAGAGCTGGAAAGTGCTGCAAGCAGACTGAATGCGAAGCTGGTCTACCCTGAGATGGATGTCGCATCACTTGACACGATAGGGATGGAGTTCGGCCTTGAGGTCGCAAGTCCTGACCTGAAACTTATGATGGCAAGGGCAAAAGCAGTGGTAGAAGGTGTTGCCAAGGTTGATGGTGTGTTCGTGACATCATGTTTCCGCTGTGCAGAAGCTGCTATTGTCAGGAATGAGATCCGCAGGTATATCTTCCAGAACTCAGGGCTTCCTGTTATCAGTTATTCATTTACTGAACGTACTACGGCAGCAACTTTGCTGACCCGTCTTGAAGCACTTACTACCATTGCAAGAAGGAAGCACTTACTTGCCAGGGAACATCAGGTAGGTATCACCGCAGGTATCGATTCCGGTTCGACCACAACTAAAGCAGTTGTAATGAAGGATGATGAGATCATTGGTGAGGGCTGGGTCCCGACCATCAAGGTCCTTGAAAGTGCGGATACTGCTCTGCAGCAGGCACTGGACCAGGCAGGATTGAAGAGGGAAGACATCCAGGCAATAGGTACTACCGGGTACGGTCGTTTCCTGATAGGTGAGCATTTCAATGCTGATCTTGTGCAGGAAGAGATCACTGTGAACTCAAAAGGTGCCGTCTATCTTGCAGGCAAGCAACAGGGTAGTGCAACAGTTATCGATATTGGCGGAATGGACAACAAGGCTATATCCGTACAGGACGGTATTCCTGGCATGTTCACAATGGGTGGTATCTGTGCAGGTGCTTCCGGTCGCTTCCTTGAGATGACCTCTAAGCGTCTTGGTGTTGAGATCACAGAACTTGGTGAGCTTGCTGTGCGGGGTATGGAAAAGAACGTGGAAATGAACAGTTACTGTATCGTTTTCGGAATCCAGTCCCTTGTGAACTCCCTTGCTAAAGGCTCGATCCCTGAGGATGTAGCTGCTGCAGCCTGCCACAGTGTGGTCGAGCAGATCTTCGAACAGCAGCTTCAGGAAGTGGAAGTCAAGGAACCACTCATCCTTGTGGGCGGTTCTTCTCTTATTGCAGGTGTTCCAAAGGCCCTTGGGGATCTCTTGAAGATCGATGTACTCGTGCCTCCACATTCACAGCTTATCGGTGCTGTGGGTGCAGCACTTCTGTCATCCGGTTTTGTAAAGGGGTGA
- a CDS encoding methanogenesis marker 17 protein yields MEPLEIFIVETTEPSEAKAYESIMKDIISELAFVRTIGRIKVRIRPEDSLFMMAIVLRSGLPPIKAKEISSTELDRPGSKVVITVTDEKTIPQFLEKLWAQFGRANVIQPQRNLIEVISDDLEATEDSIGDIVVDDPEKSLRERLADMAIRATPEGFRIRYHSLDGGKFIFVASEDTMQQEWIDEARVMLEDLTGDDFNGSSA; encoded by the coding sequence ATGGAACCCCTTGAGATATTCATTGTAGAGACTACCGAGCCTTCTGAGGCAAAAGCATACGAAAGCATAATGAAGGATATTATCTCTGAGCTTGCTTTTGTAAGGACCATTGGAAGGATAAAAGTGAGGATAAGGCCCGAGGACTCGCTGTTCATGATGGCCATCGTCCTTCGTAGTGGTCTTCCTCCTATAAAGGCGAAGGAGATATCGTCTACCGAGCTCGACAGGCCCGGATCAAAAGTGGTAATCACTGTAACGGATGAGAAGACTATCCCTCAATTCCTGGAAAAACTATGGGCACAATTTGGAAGGGCGAATGTCATACAGCCTCAGAGGAATCTGATCGAGGTGATCTCTGATGACCTGGAGGCAACTGAAGATTCCATCGGTGATATCGTTGTGGATGATCCGGAAAAGTCCCTTCGTGAAAGGCTTGCGGATATGGCAATACGTGCCACTCCTGAGGGTTTCAGGATACGTTACCATTCTCTTGATGGTGGTAAGTTCATATTTGTGGCATCAGAGGATACAATGCAACAGGAATGGATAGATGAGGCCCGCGTAATGCTTGAAGATCTGACAGGAGATGATTTTAATGGCAGCAGTGCTTGA
- a CDS encoding methanogenesis marker 7 protein, whose translation MAAVLEPYIYEGGIHKHSLILELLEDLGGYLVQKTPASTEVTLVMLIPKKDVPLVEELCKKLLGKLTSAPLTGTEIAVVSPTLASHHLPHSACDVAEFLRRGGANTNMIGLARGMGRRVALSADYERRLINEHDVAVFSFGTFKDCIINKKPKLFEGIDIPIIVSGGPDLKTEDVPGCDMYVGGIGRVAHRMRKGPELDAMDVLNEKVGEMINLKRERISKDPLVVLPARLMKEVQEQVPDIHDVLTPAPITLQLDGMRVKLPFDEYHEAIGNIEFDEGFKLSDIADIMPSKMKNYVLIKIKRRSEVGSII comes from the coding sequence ATGGCAGCAGTGCTTGAACCATATATCTATGAAGGCGGTATTCACAAACACAGTCTCATACTTGAACTGCTGGAAGACCTTGGTGGTTATCTTGTACAAAAGACTCCTGCTTCCACAGAAGTAACCCTTGTAATGCTTATTCCGAAAAAAGATGTTCCTCTTGTGGAGGAACTTTGCAAGAAATTGCTGGGGAAACTTACTTCTGCCCCTCTCACAGGTACTGAGATCGCAGTTGTATCACCTACCCTTGCTTCGCATCACCTTCCACATTCAGCATGTGACGTTGCAGAATTCCTGCGTCGAGGAGGTGCGAACACCAACATGATAGGTCTTGCAAGAGGAATGGGAAGAAGGGTAGCACTTTCGGCAGACTATGAAAGGAGACTTATCAACGAGCACGATGTTGCAGTGTTCTCCTTCGGCACTTTCAAGGATTGTATCATCAACAAGAAGCCAAAGCTCTTTGAAGGGATCGACATTCCAATAATTGTCAGTGGTGGCCCGGACCTTAAAACAGAGGATGTTCCCGGATGTGACATGTATGTGGGAGGCATTGGAAGGGTTGCCCACAGGATGAGGAAAGGTCCTGAACTCGATGCAATGGATGTACTTAATGAAAAGGTCGGTGAGATGATAAACCTCAAGAGGGAGAGGATCTCAAAAGATCCGCTTGTTGTGCTTCCTGCAAGGCTGATGAAGGAAGTACAGGAGCAGGTTCCCGATATCCATGATGTTCTGACACCCGCACCAATTACACTTCAGCTCGATGGAATGAGGGTCAAATTGCCTTTTGATGAGTACCATGAAGCTATTGGTAACATTGAGTTTGATGAAGGTTTCAAACTTTCAGATATTGCGGACATCATGCCTTCAAAGATGAAGAACTATGTTCTGATAAAGATCAAACGCAGGTCTGAGGTAGGATCAATAATTTAA
- a CDS encoding carboxymuconolactone decarboxylase family protein: MDFEKIREIVEKEPDEAVSEVLEGVRERYGEVPYILNFMKDMPDLLIPKVMYDNSIMREFERLDPKTIELICIGVSSAIRCDHCMKMHIRVAHRLGLTKEEIFDAVLIGGAMSNASVLAEGTRALDLEFNGSKPDCDEECDVCNIAPGNNGNGCKVDNED, encoded by the coding sequence ATGGATTTCGAAAAGATCAGGGAGATCGTGGAAAAAGAGCCTGATGAGGCAGTTTCGGAGGTATTGGAGGGTGTCAGGGAAAGGTATGGGGAGGTTCCCTATATACTGAACTTCATGAAGGATATGCCAGACCTTCTGATACCAAAAGTGATGTATGACAATTCCATCATGAGGGAGTTCGAAAGGCTTGATCCCAAGACAATCGAACTGATATGTATCGGCGTTTCTTCGGCAATTCGCTGTGATCACTGTATGAAGATGCACATCCGTGTGGCACACAGGCTAGGTCTCACAAAAGAAGAGATATTTGATGCTGTCCTGATCGGTGGTGCAATGTCCAACGCTTCTGTCCTTGCAGAAGGTACCAGAGCTCTTGATCTTGAGTTCAATGGTTCGAAGCCCGACTGCGATGAGGAATGTGATGTCTGTAACATCGCTCCCGGTAATAACGGCAATGGATGTAAGGTCGACAATGAAGATTGA
- a CDS encoding presenilin family intramembrane aspartyl protease PSH gives MSSEKDTFRDYIPMVVMAGLILVVQSLALFLASPMEDLGMRAVENPESTANSLYYIGFILVFTFLLLMAIKRNMKWVIQLTILLAVAATVYYGFYPIFFILGLNPAMSNAIAIPMAIGLTALLYKFPEWYVIDITGIIIGAAASSIFGISFGIVPAIVLLSLLAIYDAISVYKTKHMIDLAEGVMDLKLPILFVIPKKLNYSFIKDSLKAEGERDAFFMGLGDAVMPTVLVVSANVFIEHTGFISQPALGAMIGTIIGFFALSIFVMKGKPQAGLPFLNGGVILGYIAGALLSGTPILG, from the coding sequence GTGAGTTCTGAAAAAGACACATTCCGGGATTACATTCCAATGGTCGTAATGGCCGGATTGATACTGGTTGTACAGTCCTTAGCACTTTTCCTGGCATCCCCCATGGAAGACCTGGGAATGAGGGCTGTGGAAAATCCCGAATCTACAGCAAATTCATTGTATTATATCGGATTCATACTTGTATTCACGTTCCTTCTACTTATGGCTATCAAAAGGAACATGAAATGGGTCATACAGCTCACAATACTTCTTGCAGTAGCAGCAACCGTCTACTATGGATTCTATCCAATATTCTTCATCCTCGGATTAAACCCGGCGATGAGCAATGCAATTGCAATTCCAATGGCAATAGGCCTGACAGCACTGCTTTACAAGTTTCCTGAATGGTATGTCATCGACATCACAGGCATAATAATCGGAGCAGCTGCAAGTTCTATTTTTGGAATATCCTTCGGGATAGTCCCCGCCATAGTACTTCTGAGCCTGCTGGCAATATATGATGCCATTTCAGTCTACAAGACAAAACACATGATAGATCTTGCAGAAGGGGTCATGGACCTGAAACTGCCCATTCTGTTCGTCATCCCAAAGAAACTGAACTATTCATTCATAAAGGACAGTCTTAAAGCAGAAGGAGAAAGGGATGCATTCTTCATGGGCCTGGGCGATGCGGTCATGCCCACAGTTCTTGTTGTATCAGCAAATGTTTTCATCGAGCACACCGGATTTATCTCACAGCCTGCCCTTGGAGCAATGATAGGAACAATCATAGGGTTCTTTGCACTGAGCATCTTCGTCATGAAAGGAAAGCCACAGGCAGGACTGCCATTCCTAAATGGAGGAGTTATCCTTGGATACATTGCAGGCGCTCTGCTCTCAGGAACACCGATCCTGGGATGA